In the genome of Polaromonas vacuolata, the window CGTAAACGCCGTGTAAAACGCTAAGGCTGGACTCTTGAATCTGGTTCACCAGCCATTTGGCGCAATACAAATTGCTGTGCACCGGCCAGCTCCCAGGTTTCATACGCGGCAACACTAGCCAACGCACACCAGCCGAGAGCAACACGGTGCAGACAATTAACAAAGCCGTGGCGGGAAAAGCCAGCAAAAAGTATTTCACCAGTTGCTCAGTCACAGCGCCTTGCGGGATTGGCGCTAAACCATCCGAGCCGTCGATTAAATCTATCAGTATGAAACTGGGGAAAACCGGCAGAAAAAATAACGTGGTGATGACAAGCGCACCGCACAGAAAAAATATCGCTTCAAGCACATGTCGCAGCTTTGAGACGACTGGGCGCGGCTGGTTCGAAGCGGGATCAAAAGCCCCAATATCAAGCGCCGGTGAGCCACTAAACACACGCCCTGCCCCAACTTGCATACCGTCGCTCAAGGCCGATTGACCCTCTAAATGGCCGAGTGCGCCAATCTCAGTATTGCCTTCTAAGACCGCGTAAGAAGACACGTTCGCGTCAATTCCAATTTTGATAGTCCCAAGATGCAGCACACCGTGCTCAACCCGCGCATTTTCAAAATTAACTGCATTGCCAATACTGGCACCGTCGCCAATCTCTAAAAGATCGGCGACACGCAAAGTACCAGAACCAATCATCACATCCCGACCAATCTTCGCGCCCAGTGCGCGCAGCCACCAGGTGTAGAGTGATGAGCCGTTAAGCATATAAGTCGGCGCCGCCTCAATCATGCGGTCGGCCAACCACCAACGGTAATAAGTCAGGCCCCAAAGTGGATAACGGCCCGCCTTTAATCTGCCGGCAACCATCCATTTAGCCGCAATCGCCAGCACAAAAGTCAACAAGGTCGCGAGCAAAAAAGCACCAGTCGATGCGGCAATCGCAAAGGTGATGGACTGGTCTGCGTCGCCGGTATAAAAGTGATAGGTGAAAAACGGTGCTAACCACTGGGCCATGTGCAACGTCACCAACAGCGGTATGACTGCTGCCTGGGCTAAGCCGCAACGCCAGCGCTTTAAAGCTGACGGCGGCGTCCATTGGGTATTGACGGGCGGCAGCGCATCATGATCCAGCGCCAGCACTTGAGCAATCCGGCCAATGATGCGATTTTGATAGATGTCACGCACCGTGACATGTGCAAAACGCGCATCGGCTCGCAAGGCCGACGCTAGCCTTGCTGCAAATAAAGAATGGCCGCCAAGATCAGTGAAGAAATCTGCATTGCGGCGTATCGGTTGCCCAGGAAAAAGCTTCGCCAAAGCGGAAAACAAGGCTTTTTCAGTATCCGTATCGGGCTGATCCGAGGCCGTCACATCACCAACAAATTGCGTCAGCGGACGCGCTTTCAAAGCCTTGCGGTCAATCTTTCCTGAAGTCAGGCGCGGCATTTCAGTGAGTAACTCAAACACACTCGGCACCATGTAGTTGGGTAAGGCAGAGGCTAAAGCGCTGCGCAACCAGGCCACGGCGGGTGGTTGATCAATGCTTTGCGGCACGAGAAAAGCCAGCAATTGATCAATACCATTTTCAGAGCGCAGCACAACGGCAGCCGCACCAACACCGGCTTGCTGAGACAGCACGGCCTCGATCTCACCTAGCTCAACCCGAAAGCCGCGAATCTTGACCTGGTCGTCAGTGCGACCCAAACACTCCACAAGTCCATCGGGCAATATGCGCGCTAAGTCACCGGTTCGGTAAAGTCGGCCCGGCTCAGCACTCGGAGCCCAAGGATTGAGCAGAAACTTGTCGGCAGTTAAATCCGCCCGACCGAGATAACCCTGAGACAAGCCAGGCCCGGTAATACACAGCTCACCGACCTCGCCCATAGGCATGATTTGCAGCGGCCCTTCAGCAGTGGCGTTAATCACCAGCATGCCGTAATTGGGCAGTGGCCGGCCAATCGTGACAGGGGTGTCCGGATAAAGCTCAGCCAAGCTTGCCGATACGGTGGTTTCCGTAGGGCCATAGGTATTAAAAAGTTGCCGGCCTTCACGCCACCAGCGTTTAACCAGCGGCTGAGGACAAATTTCGCCGCCCAAATTAATCAAGCGCAGGCTGCTGACATCGCGATTAAACAAAGCCAGCAGCGTCGGAACTGCATGCAGCACAGTAATTGCATTGTCTGACAAGGCCAGCGGTATTGCTTCAGGATCAGACGCAATTTGACTAGGCGCGATCCAGACGCTGGCGCCGACCAAGTAACTAATCCATATCTCTTCAAAAGACATGTCAAAGGCCAATGAAAAACCTTGGTAGACACGATCGCTTGCGGTCACACCAAGCAAGGCATTTTCACTGCGTAAAAAGTGGCAAATACTGCCGTGGTTAATGACTATGCCTTTGGGTTTGCCGGTAGACCCTGAGGTGTAGATGACATAAGCGGGATGACTGGGCAATAAATCTACGCGTCTGCGCAAGTCCAGTTGAGACTGCTCGCTCAAAACTTCTGCAGTCCAGACCGGACAACTGCATTCGTCAAGTCGGGGCTTAAAAATTTCGCAGCTCACAACTCCAGCCGCATTAGCATCCAACAGACAGACCAAAATCCGCTCAACAGGCGTATCGGCGTCAAAGGCTAACCAAGCTGCACCGGCCTTGCTAATGGCCAGTTGCATGACCAAAAGCTCAATACCGCGCGGCAACCACAGGCCGATAATTTGACCCGGCACAATCCCCGAAGCTATCAGGTGTGAAGCTGCCAGGTCGGCCCTATTGTTGAGTTCTAAATAACTCAAGCTGTAGGAGCCAAATAACAACGCCGTCTGTGCTGGCGTGCGCTCAGCTGTCGCTTCAAACAAATCGGCTAAGGACTCGTCACGAATTAACTCAGGACGGTGTTGACCTTGTAGAAAACTGTCGACTAAAACTTCATTTCTCATCTAGTGGGCTTAAAAAAATAAGCCAACATTTTCATAATTCGGCCTTGTCAATTGAATTGTGCGCAACTTACACACTTAGTGATCATAAACAAAGCGAAACGATTTTAAGTTTTGAATCGTTACAACATTAAGTTGTAAATTTTTTACGCCTCATGCTTTGGATTGTCTTTTCTTAAGCGGTAGATAAATGACTCTTTGGTCACTCGACAAACACTGCGGATAGGACTTTCCAAAAATCGTCATTACCAGTAGCAAAGACTAGACAACGACTCTAGAAATTGAATACATTATATCAATAGTTGTCACAAAATAAATCACTAAACTAAACTTAAAAATAACGACATAACCCGTGTTCAAACAAACTGATTCACTCAAACCCTTTCGAGCCCACTTGTTCAAACATGACAGGCGGGCGATGTTTCTAACAGGTGCCAGCCTATTAGTCGCTACGGTTGGATATTTTTACCTTAGGCAGCGCAAGAAGTGTCAAAAGAAAGTTTTATCGACTTCAAATTGTGTAGCACCAGAAAGCGATTTTTTTGATTCGGCCCTACCTTTATCTGAAGATCAACTGCAGACATTAGATCTACAGACCGGAACGGCTATGTATTAACGATCACTGCACAAACCACCCACCACCCACCACCCATTTCTGCCAGCTCAGTTCTGCCAGCTCAGTTACCACCATACACAGTTTTATGAAACCACGCTTTAAATCTAAAAGCTGTCGATTAATAGCCAACGTTTTATGTCTAGCGGGATGGCTGGCCTCTACCACTACAACTGCCAATGCTGACTTAATTGAACAAATAAAGCAGCGTGGAATCATTGTGGTTGGCGTCAAAAAAGATGTTCCGCTGTGGGGTTTTAAAAATACCACTAATGGGCGTATAGAGGGACTTGAGCCGGATCTGGCAGAAGACATTGCGCGCCGACTTGGCGTTAAGTTGGAACTTCGTGGCCTAAGCACGGATGAGCGCATACCCGCGTTACAAAGCGAGCGAATTGACGTCTTAATCGCAA includes:
- a CDS encoding Pls/PosA family non-ribosomal peptide synthetase encodes the protein MRNEVLVDSFLQGQHRPELIRDESLADLFEATAERTPAQTALLFGSYSLSYLELNNRADLAASHLIASGIVPGQIIGLWLPRGIELLVMQLAISKAGAAWLAFDADTPVERILVCLLDANAAGVVSCEIFKPRLDECSCPVWTAEVLSEQSQLDLRRRVDLLPSHPAYVIYTSGSTGKPKGIVINHGSICHFLRSENALLGVTASDRVYQGFSLAFDMSFEEIWISYLVGASVWIAPSQIASDPEAIPLALSDNAITVLHAVPTLLALFNRDVSSLRLINLGGEICPQPLVKRWWREGRQLFNTYGPTETTVSASLAELYPDTPVTIGRPLPNYGMLVINATAEGPLQIMPMGEVGELCITGPGLSQGYLGRADLTADKFLLNPWAPSAEPGRLYRTGDLARILPDGLVECLGRTDDQVKIRGFRVELGEIEAVLSQQAGVGAAAVVLRSENGIDQLLAFLVPQSIDQPPAVAWLRSALASALPNYMVPSVFELLTEMPRLTSGKIDRKALKARPLTQFVGDVTASDQPDTDTEKALFSALAKLFPGQPIRRNADFFTDLGGHSLFAARLASALRADARFAHVTVRDIYQNRIIGRIAQVLALDHDALPPVNTQWTPPSALKRWRCGLAQAAVIPLLVTLHMAQWLAPFFTYHFYTGDADQSITFAIAASTGAFLLATLLTFVLAIAAKWMVAGRLKAGRYPLWGLTYYRWWLADRMIEAAPTYMLNGSSLYTWWLRALGAKIGRDVMIGSGTLRVADLLEIGDGASIGNAVNFENARVEHGVLHLGTIKIGIDANVSSYAVLEGNTEIGALGHLEGQSALSDGMQVGAGRVFSGSPALDIGAFDPASNQPRPVVSKLRHVLEAIFFLCGALVITTLFFLPVFPSFILIDLIDGSDGLAPIPQGAVTEQLVKYFLLAFPATALLIVCTVLLSAGVRWLVLPRMKPGSWPVHSNLYCAKWLVNQIQESSLSVLHGVYATVYAPFWYRLLGAKVGRGAEISTALGLVPDMLTLGDESFIADAVMLGDEKIDAGWMTLRPTVISRRSFVGNGAYIPDGTLLPENVLIGVHSSAPANAVMRDGDTWLGSPPINLPAREAVQCFDEHLTFNPSLLRRLGRGTVEAFRIITPHAFVIAVGFTVVLGVMPLASDGLWIRVVYYLAIAGLAYGIGTFFFVAMLKWLLVFRYKKRSVPMWTPFVWFSEAVTNLYEGIAVPNFLRYLRGTPWLPLVLNLLGAKIGRGVYLDTTDITEFDCVKIGDYSELNALACPQTHLFEDRVMKVDHVTIGSRVYMGPRSCVLYSAVVVDNAKLGALTLVMKGEVIPAASAWRGCPAAPAQF
- a CDS encoding transporter substrate-binding domain-containing protein, which encodes MKPRFKSKSCRLIANVLCLAGWLASTTTTANADLIEQIKQRGIIVVGVKKDVPLWGFKNTTNGRIEGLEPDLAEDIARRLGVKLELRGLSTDERIPALQSERIDVLIATLSHTQEREKLMTLVAPDYYASGVSVLAKKRDKFNVWDDLRNRRICSRRGAFYNPRIQV